One Candidatus Poribacteria bacterium genomic window carries:
- a CDS encoding 5'-methylthioadenosine/S-adenosylhomocysteine nucleosidase: MNTKLCIMTAYADETLALLNVLGQDVDGSVNWNSRLQFEGVDGNKQWVVMQSGMGKVRAASMCQMIIDTYQVDTFFEFGFAGGLVDTLNIGDIVVITGVSEHDVPNRTEIRREQEAWRERLFQASASSISKFATTLLTNPNVTITKSSVICGDMDIYNREVRDKIAKESGAVAVNWESSAIVDVCAINNVKYVGIRIISDLCIEEDSGPIPEERVERLHKSTKAYVNALADFNKDREILLDAF; encoded by the coding sequence GTGAATACAAAACTCTGCATTATGACGGCTTACGCCGATGAAACCTTAGCACTTCTCAACGTCTTGGGGCAGGATGTCGATGGTTCAGTTAATTGGAACAGCAGGCTGCAGTTTGAAGGCGTTGATGGAAACAAGCAATGGGTTGTCATGCAGTCTGGCATGGGCAAAGTACGTGCAGCGTCAATGTGCCAGATGATAATAGACACATATCAGGTGGATACCTTCTTTGAGTTCGGATTTGCTGGTGGTTTAGTCGATACCTTGAATATTGGAGACATTGTAGTGATTACCGGTGTCTCTGAACATGACGTACCAAATAGAACCGAAATTCGACGTGAACAAGAGGCATGGCGGGAACGGTTGTTTCAGGCTTCTGCATCGTCAATAAGCAAATTTGCAACGACGCTATTAACCAATCCCAATGTTACGATTACAAAATCCTCTGTGATTTGCGGCGATATGGACATCTATAATCGTGAAGTGAGGGACAAGATTGCCAAAGAGAGTGGAGCCGTCGCAGTCAATTGGGAGTCGTCAGCGATTGTGGATGTCTGTGCGATTAATAACGTCAAATATGTCGGCATCCGTATCATATCTGACCTGTGTATTGAAGAGGATAGCGGACCGATTCCCGAAGAGAGGGTTGAACGCTTGCACAAATCGACTAAAGCTTACGTAAATGCTCTGGCGGACTTCAATAAGGACAGGGAGATTCTGTTGGATGCGTTCTAA
- the rsgA gene encoding ribosome small subunit-dependent GTPase A, producing the protein MAMSVYAGTTLIEAQKIVEGDYSAFDWRERVAYRKVYLGMNPAIRDAENALDNDTDKPVVVALLLKSEKMLVKNRVKHLSAIKTARIIPDEELLKRTGYLFDNEKLVGLPEGVVMRASNGVYLVQCDVNQYQCSLRGKRDAFSRNQQVYVGDRVKIQVVDERHGVIAAVMRRKGQYKRKGTQSKGVILIPNLDGLVIVSSVKEPPIWQRMLDKFLVIAEASRIEPLVCFNKIDMLENRSEVDAMVTLYEKIGYPAIVTSATTGEGIEDLKAWMKGRTSALSGLSGVGKSSLLNAIQPGLKLKTNTVNPKRGGRHTTAATQLYKLDFGGFIADTPGLRELHFYDIEPRLMDRYFPEMNSLREHCTKGSCTHTYEEGCAVEMALRKGDISEFRYQSYCEFQKSSD; encoded by the coding sequence ATGGCAATGTCTGTTTACGCAGGCACAACTTTAATAGAAGCACAAAAAATTGTTGAAGGTGATTACTCAGCTTTTGATTGGCGGGAGCGTGTCGCCTATCGCAAGGTGTATCTTGGCATGAACCCAGCGATTCGGGACGCGGAGAATGCGCTTGACAACGACACGGACAAACCTGTCGTTGTCGCACTGCTACTCAAATCGGAGAAGATGCTTGTCAAAAATAGGGTCAAGCATCTCAGTGCCATCAAAACCGCACGAATTATACCGGACGAGGAACTTCTCAAACGGACAGGCTATCTCTTTGATAACGAAAAATTGGTTGGGCTTCCCGAAGGTGTCGTGATGCGTGCGAGCAATGGTGTTTACCTTGTGCAGTGTGATGTGAATCAATATCAATGTTCGCTACGCGGAAAACGAGATGCGTTTAGCAGAAATCAGCAAGTCTATGTCGGGGATCGCGTCAAAATTCAAGTGGTTGATGAAAGGCATGGTGTCATTGCAGCCGTTATGCGTCGCAAGGGTCAATACAAACGCAAGGGAACACAATCTAAAGGGGTTATTCTCATTCCGAATCTTGATGGACTTGTCATTGTTTCTTCCGTAAAAGAGCCACCGATCTGGCAGCGAATGCTGGACAAATTCCTTGTTATCGCCGAAGCATCAAGGATTGAGCCACTTGTCTGTTTTAATAAAATTGATATGCTTGAAAACCGTTCAGAAGTAGACGCGATGGTCACACTTTACGAGAAAATCGGTTATCCGGCAATCGTCACGAGTGCAACAACCGGTGAAGGAATCGAGGATTTGAAAGCGTGGATGAAAGGGAGGACTTCTGCACTCTCTGGATTGTCAGGCGTTGGAAAATCCTCGCTCCTGAATGCTATCCAGCCCGGTTTGAAATTGAAGACGAACACAGTAAATCCCAAGCGAGGCGGAAGGCACACGACTGCTGCAACCCAACTTTACAAATTGGATTTCGGTGGTTTTATCGCCGATACGCCCGGACTTCGCGAGTTGCACTTTTACGACATTGAGCCTCGCTTAATGGACCGCTATTTTCCAGAGATGAATTCGCTCCGAGAGCATTGTACAAAAGGTTCCTGCACGCATACTTATGAGGAAGGTTGTGCGGTGGAGATGGCGTTGAGAAAAGGCGACATCTCGGAGTTTCGGTATCAGAGTTACTGTGAATTTCAAAAATCGAGCGATTAG